The sequence TAGTCGTTCAGGAGCGCTTCCTGGGTCCTTAAACATGCACCCTAaggctttccttctcttcccaagTCTCGAGTAGACCTTCCTAAGGAGTAGACGGCAAATCTGACGTGGAGGCGCAGCCCCAGATGGCAGGGTTCCTTTAGGGTTGTCCTGAAGCCTGGTCCTTCCGTTCGGTCCTCCCGCCTTGCCATGGGCATCCTGCTGCTGCAGGTGGGCCCGAGCTTCACGCGGGCATCCCTGGTCTTTACGCTCGGGATGAGATGGCTTTCGAGTCCTGCACGCTCAGCCTGCCGTCCCAGCTAAGCGGACCGTAAATGTGTGTTCCCGGCGCGCACCCTGCCGAGGTCCTTAGGTGCATTCGTGTGAATGCCAGAGGCTCCTCCAGCTGTGGGCTTTCACTCCATTCCCTCCGATGCTCCAGCTGTGGAACCTGCAGACTCAGGGCTTCAGCACCCTTCTCTGTCTCAGACACACTCAACCCTGAGACATGCTGGTGTGCTCACACCAGGATACGCTCTTGTTTCTTCCTCGTCTCGTGCGATTGCCCACATCCCGGGGCCACCTGCCCGGATGGGGAGCCTGCTTCCTTAGGTTGCTTTGCTTTTTAAGCCCCCCCCCAAAAACAAAGTTGGTCCTGTGTGTCCTTATTCTGGGACAAGAAGCTTTATAGGAAATTTGGGAAATGCCCGTTAGTAATAAAATGACAGTGACAACCGTTCGGGTTTTCCTGCTCCCTGGAGGTACTTGCTGGTGAGGGTGCCGTGGGTCTCCTGCAGCCTGGCTCTTCCGAAGCCCGCCCTTGTTTGCTTTGAGATGTGTTTGATTTGAAAAAAGATAGCTGGGAGAGTGCCCCGGGAGGAGAACGTGCAGCCTTCCTGGGCTCTGTTGCTGGAAGCTTCTCTTGGTGTTAGGCAAACCCTGTCCAGATGTTGTGTGGGAGGCCCCTCCAGGtgttgcctccctccctcttccagaTGCATCCCCACCTCCCAGCTGGTTCTGTTCTGTGTGCTTCTGGTCGCcgcctccctggggcagcctgatGTGGGGAGGGCAGGTCGGCGACCGCCTGGGAAGGTTGGCAGGAGCCAGAGGGAAGAGTCTGGACTTTGTCTGGAGGGCCACGGGGAGCCCTGGAGGGGCGGGATGGGGCGGACCACGTGCCAGATAGACAGACACACACGGCCCAGGCTGGCTGGTGCATGGTGGGGGCTTCGAGGAGGCCCTGGAGCCCCGGAGAGCTGGCTTCTGCATTGGGTCTCGACAGAGGGACCCAGAATTGACGAGGCCCGGAGAACGGGTGGGTGGCACCtccttgggggtggggatggcATTCCTGGCCAAGAGCACAGCTGGAGCGAAGGCTGGAGGGGGAAGCGGGCGGTGGCTCTCAGGGACCCTACACGGGCCAGTGATGAGGTGACAGACGGCCTCTGGGTGGGAGGAGTATGGAGGTGGTGGCAGGAAAATGATGTGGGGGTCAACCACGTGGGGTCTTGACCCCTAGGACGAGGAGCTTAGATCTGGTCCCGGGAGTTCTGAGTGGACGATTTGGGTCTGAGCATGGGGATGGGGGTGTGGGGGACAGCCTGTCCTTGTGCgtcccccagcctcagtttccccacccccCTCTGCTGCAGCAAGGTGCTCGGGTCTTCGGGGCCCTGGGTCCCATCGGGCCCTCCTCACCCGGGCTCACCCTCGGGGGCCTGGCTGTAGGCGAACACCGGCTGAGCAACAAGCTGCTGGCCTGGAGTGGCGTCCTCGAGTGGCAGGAGGTGAGCTCGGTCAGGTCCCCTTGCCAGTCCCTGTGGGGCTGCCCCTGCGGGGGGGGTCAGGCCCGGGCGTCTGGGCTGTGTCCAGTGACCCCTCCTGCTCCCGCCACAGAAGCGCAGACCCTACTCGGACTCCACGGCGAAGCTGAAGCGGGCCCTGCCCTGCCAGGCCTACGTGAACCAGGGCGAGAACCTGTGAGTGCCGGGCGGGTGTGCGGGGGCAGGGACGGGCGGCCGGCGTCCCCTGACCTCTTCTCCCCGCAGGGAGACTGACCAGTGGCCCCAGAAGCTGATCATGCAGCTCATCCCCCAGCAGCTGCTGGTGAGacccgcccccagccccccagcccgcGCCTCGGAGCCCCCACCACCCCAGCAGTGACCGGCTGTCCCCTTGTTGCCCCCAGACGACCCTGGGCCCCCTGTTCCGCAACTCGCAGTTGGCGCAGTTCCACTTCACCAACAGAGACTGCGACTCCCTCAAGGGGCTCTGCCGCATCATGGGCAACGGCTTCGTGAgtgcggcggggcggggcggagggggCCGGGGTGGCAGGCTGGCGCTCCCGGGGGTCTGGGAGAGCGTCCATGCGCCGTCCCTGCCGGGAAGTTAGGGTCTGAGAAGTTCTCGGTGCAGCGGAGAGCGGAGGATCCGGGCCCCGCTGAGAGCTGCCTGTGCAGGTGGTGGAGGCCCGGGCTGGCTGTCCTGGGCCTGGGACGCAGCCTGGGGGGCAGCTGGTGAGCCAGGCAGAGGGTCATGGGCGATGGTCGGGCTGACACCCCCTGGAGGCCACCGGACCAGTGAGTGTGGGAAGTGCCCTTCAAACACAGGGCCGGCAGGAAGTGGCACTCAGCCTGGGCCCTGCAGCCCCAGAGTCCACGCCCTAATTTCAGCGGGTGCTGGGAGGGGGTGGCACGAGGTTGGGGTGCGTCTTCTGCCCAGGACCCCCAGACAGCTTGGCTTTGGGGTTCCCTCCAGTCCTGGTCCCTTTTGGGACAGGCCCCCCACCTCCCGGCCGCTGCCTGCAGCGGGCGCTGTGTGCCACACCCCTCACGTCCAGGCACATCCCGCTCCCTCAGGGCCTGGACAGGCCAGGGCTTGTGGCTGGGGTGGGGTCTCCTGCCTGCCCTGTCACCCCTTCGTCCAGCACCATTGCTGAGGGCCTGCCCTGCACAGCCCCCAGCGCCCCCAGGAGTGCAGGCTGCAGGGAAGGTGGCTGTCACGTGCCCTCTGTGACTGTCGGCCGATGCTGCTGCCCCCGTGGTGGCTCCGGGAGGGCCGGCTGCACGGCTGCACGTGGATCCCGGAGCCCAGGGCCGGGTTCCCCGGGTGGGCAGGCCCTGGGGATGAGAAAAGGCAGGCAGCGCGGGCAGAGGTGCCGGGAGGTGGCCTGGGAAGTACACGCCCTTTCTCCAGGCTCCCAGATGGGGCGGTCTGTCGGGTGCACATTCTCCACGTCCCACGGAGGTCGCACCAGCATCTCATGTCAGGAGCATTTATGTGGCACTTACTGCATGTGCTGTCGTTATGCCGTTTTACAAATGGGCAAACTGAGGCCGGGAATCCTGAGGTGACTTGCCTTGGGTCGCACAGctaggaggtggcagagctgtgGTTGCACTAGGCAGGTGGGTCCCACGGCTGTGCTCTCAGCCCCAAGGCCAGGTTGCCTCCATCCGGGTTGTAGATGGAGACCTCAAGGTCCTTACACCCTAGTGGACGTGCCAGGCCCTGGCCCTGACCGTGATCATGGGGTTCAGGGACTCCGTGGGGCACATGTGTGCGTGTCTCTCACTGAGGACTGGGCTGTCCCACGGTGACCTCATCACCTGGACGAGCGGTCTCGGGTGGCGTGGAGGGGCGTCTGGCTTGGCCGGCAGTGCCCCGCTGCCTGACCTCCTGGCCCCCCCCAGGCGGGCTGCATGCTCTTCCCTCACATCTCCCCATGCGAGGTGCGCGTGCTCATGCTGCTGTACTCGTCTAAGAAGAAGATTTTCATGGGCCTCATCCCCTACGACCAGAGCGGCTTCGTCAACGCCATCCGGCAGGTCATCACCACCCGCAAACAGGTGTGcggggcccgggccgcccaagcaagGGGCCTGGCAGGAGGGTCGGCTGCCCATGGGGTGGGGCAGGTGGGCACGCCCgtggcggggggcagggggctccagaagatgaccacgtgtcctgTTTCATGCTGAACCAGTTATTCATGCTGTCCCTCTCTCCTGAAAAGGTCCCAGTTTGTGCATCAAATTCTCTGGTTGCTCAGGCTGAGGGGCCGTCCCCGCGGGCTCTGTACTCCAGGCCGAGGGGCCGTCCCCACGGGCTCCGTACCCCAGGCTGAGGGGccgggccagccctggggagTCCTCTGGGGCTGTGCACAGGCTGGAGCCGGGCAGCCAGAAGGAAGGCTGGGGTGCGGGTCTCCTGGGCAGGCCGGGCGGGGACAGCATGGGCCCCATGGCAGGGGCACGGAGGAAGGGTGGGGTGGCCTGGGACAGCTTTGCGGTTCCCAGAAGCCGCCTCTGGGGATTACTGCCGTCTCTTCCCACAGGCAGTGGGACCTGGTGGCGTTGCCGGCCCAGTCCAGATCGTCAACAACAAGTTCCTGGCTTGGAGTGGAGTCATGGAGTGGCAGGAGGTGAGCCCTGCGGTGGCCCGGGTGGCCGCAGGACCAGCGCATCCTCGCTGACTCGTGGCCTCCCGCTCCCGGTGgtctcacctctctctctccccaaaagcCCAGACCTGAGCCCAACAGTCGGTCGAAGAGGTGGCTGCCGTCGCACGTCTACGTGAACCAAGGGGAGATCCTGTGAGTGTcgggctggggcgggggtggcgTCTCAGTGAGACCCGGCCTCCTGAGTTCGGTCGCCGTGTGTCCCGCAGGAGGACTGAGCAGTGGCCGAGGAAGCTGTACATGCAGCTCATCCCACAGCAGCTGCTGGTGAGTGGTGACGGGGGTGCGAGGCATACCAGGTCGGCGTGACAGGAGCTGTTCTGGACCTGGGGGGGTGGCTTCCCCAAGAAGGAGACCTTTGAGTTGCCagctggaggaggaaggtggaAGCATGTTATGTGCAAAGGGCCTGTGGCTGGAGGCTGGCCTGCCTGGTGTGTGGAGGCCAGCAAGGGCAGGGGCATGGGGCCCGCAGCCCTGCTGAGGGTCACAAGACCTGTGTGAGGGCGTGACCTGGGCCTCGGCCCTCCACCGGGCAGCGTGGCCATGGGCTGTGCCAAGCTCTGCCAGCCCCTCGGCTTGCCCACAGACCACCCTGGTGCCGCTGTTCCGGAACTCGCGCCTGGTGCAGTTCCACTTCACCAAGGACCTGGAGACACTCAAGAGCCTGTGCCGCATCATGGACAACGGCTTTGTAAGTGCGGCCGCGGGAGGCCGGCGccaggggggctgggggagggctggggccaCGTCCATGCAGGGCTTTACAAACTGAAGTGAGACAGACCAGCAGTGGCGGTGTCCCCACAGGCGGCTGGAGAGAGTGATAGCAGCTCCCGGGCCACGTGActgccctggggctctgggggcCTAACCCACCTTACAGATGGGGAAGGAGAAGCTCAGGCGGGGCCTCAAGGCCGGGGCGGGACTGGACCCCTGCGGCCTCAGGAGGGTCCAGTGTCCAGTGCCGACCCCGAGCTCCCGGCTCGTCACCTGcccacctcctgctccctcctggggCTCCCGGAGGCCCTGCTCCAGCGGCGGGCGGTGGGGGTGGCGTGCCTGCCTCCAGCCCAAGCCCCTCAGCACCCCGTCTGGCTGTTGGAGAGTCTCGGCCCAGTCCtttcctctttgggcctcagtttctccacctgtgaGGCGGGGAGGGCTGGACTTGGGGGTTTCAGAGGCTGCAGCCGGCGCTGTCCACTGTTGTGGGGATCTGCCGTTCCTGGGTGATGTCGGTGCCCACGTCACCTTCCTGGCTCTCAGTCCGCTGTAGCTGCCACAGCCGTGCTGTTGTGCATCTGGGGGGCTGGTTGTGTGTCTTCCACATTAAAGAGTCTAAAAGCATAGAGTTCCCTCGGCAAACCCCATAATGCCCCGTGTGCCTCTGGCTGGGCCTCCCCCGGGCACACGCGGGTCCCCATGCAGGGCCCGGGGCTGTGGGCCACGAGCTGCCAGCCTCCCCTGGGGCTTGTGAGGCCTGGCCAccgagggagaagagaggagctgGGAAATGGATCGGGAGCCCCAGGTCCCCCTCCCGGTGACCCTGAGCAGACCCTGTCTGCTGTGGGCCAGGTCCCTTTTTGGGGATGATCCGGGTGTTGGCCTGTGTGGCATCGGTGGCACTGTGGGCAGTGGGCGCCGCCATCTCCTCAGGGCAGAGTCCTGGGCCGTCTGTCTCCTCGTCCCCAGATGGCAGCGGTCCTGGGGCCGTGGGGGCGGAGCCCCAGGACAAGCCGGGTGGGCGTTGTGGTGCCGGCGGCAGGGGCGTACGCGGTCCCCGGTGCCCGCCGTGACGCCGCGCTCCGGCCGCAGGCGGGCTGCGTGCACTTCTCCTACAAGGCGGCGTGCGAGGTGCGCGTGCTCATGCTGCTCTACTCGTCCGAGAAGAAGATCTTCATCGGCCTCATCCCCCACGACCAGGGCACCTTCGTCAGCGGCATCCGGCGTGTCATCGCCAACCAGCAGCAGGTCCTGCAGCGGAACCtggagcaggagcagcagcagcgagGGGTGAGGCGGGTGCCCCGGGTGCGGTACCCCACCCTGCGGCCCCTCGGTGCTCACTCTTCCCCACTTCCCC comes from Equus asinus isolate D_3611 breed Donkey chromosome 26, EquAss-T2T_v2, whole genome shotgun sequence and encodes:
- the PTOV1 gene encoding prostate tumor-overexpressed gene 1 protein — encoded protein: MVRPRRAPHRSGAGGPLGGRGRPPRPLTARAARSRSWPASPRGPQPPRIRARSAPPMQGARVFGALGPIGPSSPGLTLGGLAVGEHRLSNKLLAWSGVLEWQEKRRPYSDSTAKLKRALPCQAYVNQGENLETDQWPQKLIMQLIPQQLLTTLGPLFRNSQLAQFHFTNRDCDSLKGLCRIMGNGFAGCMLFPHISPCEVRVLMLLYSSKKKIFMGLIPYDQSGFVNAIRQVITTRKQAVGPGGVAGPVQIVNNKFLAWSGVMEWQEPRPEPNSRSKRWLPSHVYVNQGEILRTEQWPRKLYMQLIPQQLLTTLVPLFRNSRLVQFHFTKDLETLKSLCRIMDNGFAGCVHFSYKAACEVRVLMLLYSSEKKIFIGLIPHDQGTFVSGIRRVIANQQQVLQRNLEQEQQQRGMGG